The DNA region GTTGGAGGGGGCGCGCTGGCCCGTCACCCCGTAAAAGGTGCCGTGCTCCGCCTCGGCGATCAGCGGCATCACGTTGTGGAGGAAGGCTCCGCGCTCCTTCACCGCCCGGCTCACCTCGGCCAGGTGGTGGTCGTTGACGCCCGGGATCATTACCGAGTTCACCTTCACCAGCACCCCCCTCTCGACCAGCATCTCCAGCCCCTTGAGCTGGTTGCGGATAAGGATCTTGGCGGCCTTGACGCCACGGATACGGCGGTGATTCCAGAAGATCCAGGGGTAGATACGGGCGCCGATTTCGGGGTCGAGACAGTTGATGGTGATGGTGACGTGCTGGATATTGTAGCGGGCGATCTCGTCGGCAAACTCCGGCAGTCGCAGGCCATTGGTGGAGACGCAGAGCTTGATGTCCGGGGTCTCTTCGCTGAGGCGGCGGAAGGTCTCGAAGGTACGCTCGGGGTTGGCTAAAGGGTCGCCAGGGCCGGCGATCCCCAGCACCGTCATCTGCGGGATGGCAGCAGCCACCGCCTTTACCTTGCGGATCGCCTGGTCGGGGGTCAGTACTTCGGAGACCACCCCGGGGCGCGATTCGTTGCTGCAGTCGTATTTGCGGTTGCAGTAGTGGCACTGGATGTTGCAGGCCGGCGCCACCGCTACGTGCATACGGGCGAAATGGTGGTGGGCCTTCTCCGAGAAGCAGGGGTGGTTCTGCACCTGTTCGCGGACCGAAGCCGGCAGCCCGGCCAGCCCGTCGTCGTTGGTGCCGCAACCCTTGGCCTTGCAGCCGCGGGTGGGTGGCGTTGCTGTACTGGCGATCAGTTCCATCGCGTGTCTCCTCGGATCTCTGCCCTAAACGCATCGGTTAGTTGGGTAGAGCAAGGAGCGTGCCCGCCCGCTGGGGGTTGCTAACTGATTGATTTAATTAGGTTAGTACTGGGCGTACCGGTACCCTTGTCGGGAAGGCGACAGGGCCTCGGCGCACTTTGTGAGGGGTACGACAGAGGCGGGTAGGGTTGGTTTAGCGCTGCATCTGGAAGTGAAACGGTTACCTCCACTACCGATGAGCGTTAACGAGGTATGAGCCTTCATGTCAAACCACGGGTTGTCGAAGGCCCGTTGAGGTGCCACCCCTGACACTAACACCGGGGAGGGGCGTGCCATTGGGGTTTACATAAAAAAAGGGCTCCGTGCAGGGAGCCCTTGGTTGAGGTATGGGTTTTTCCCTAGGCCACCTTGAATTCTTGCACCAGTGACTTCAGGTTTTCAGCAAGCTGTGCCAACTCCTCTGTTGCCACTGCCACCTGTTGGGCACCGGCCTCTGCATCGTGCTCGCTCTCATTAATTATGCTGATCGACTGGTTGACCTGCTCGGCAACGGCACTCTGCTGTTCGGCGGCGCTGGCAATCTGGTTGTTCATGTCGGTAATCAGGTCGACGGAGCGGGTAATCTCGGTCAACGCCGTGGAGGCCTGCCGCGAGAGATCAACAGCCTGCGTTGCCTTTTCGTAACCCCGGTTCATTGCTTCCACGGAGCCTCGGGCCTCCGCCTTGAGCCCGCTGATCATCTCCTGAATGGAGGTTGTGGACTCCTGGGTGCGTGAGGCCAGCGTGCGAACCTCATCGGCTACCACAGCAAACCCTCGTCCCTGCTCGCCAGCGCGGGCCGCTTCGATAGCGGCGTTAAGGGCCAGCAGGTTGGTCTGGGCGGCAATGGAGGTGATCACCTCGAGAATGGTATCGACGTTTTCGGTCTGCTCACCCAGGCGGGTGATCGCATCCCTGGACTCTTCGATACTGTGGGCCAGCTCCTGAATGGAGGCATTGACCTGAGACACCACCTCCTCTCCCTTGCGAGCTTCTGCATCCGCCGTGGTGGTCGAGTCGGCCGCTTCCGTTGCGTTTCGGGCCACGTCCCGCACGGTCGCCGACATCTCATTCATGGCCACAGAGGTTTGATTGAGCTGCTCGGTTTGAAGTTCGATACTTTTCGCCGACTGGGTGGTGATGGTTGCCACCTCGTTGGTGGCACCGCTCAGCTGCTCGGTTCCGGCTGCGATCTGGGAGACCATGTCCAGCAGCTTATGGCTCATCACCTGCATGGCATGCAGCAACTGTCCAGTTTCATCCTTCGAACGTACATCAATCTGTACGGTGAGGTCGCCCTGTGCCAGACGTTCCGTTGCGTCAACGGCCTGCGCCAGGGGCTTGGTGATTGCCCGGGTAACCATCACACCAAATGCCAGGCCAAAGAGGGCGGATAACAGTCCGATCATTACCATTCCCTTAAGACCGGCCTCCTCGTCGTGGTGCACTTTTTCGAGGGTGTGGTCAGTCATTTTTTCGACGCTGACGAGCACTTTTTGGAGGTGCTCATTAATTTGGCTTTGCGCATGCTCCAGGGCAATCACCTCGGAATCGGTAACGGCCTCACCACGCGTGAGCTTCATCATCATCGGCTCAACCTTCTGCTCATAGGCCCGGTGCTCTTTTTCTGCAGCAAGCATCGATTGCTCGATAGCCTCAAGCTCTACCAGCAGTTCTTGGGAAAGCGCGTGGGTTTTGGCAGTCGCGACGATCTGCTCCCCCTGTTTAATCTCATGGTCGATCTCTGACGCCAGTTCCGTGATCTGGCGGTGCAGTCCAGGCACCGTCTCCTCGGCGGCGGTAATGCCGGCGATACGCATCGCCTTCTCGATGCGGATCGCCTTTTCGAGCTGCTTGGTGGTGATGTCGGATATCAGCTCGATCAGTGGCATGTCCTCATTCTGAACGGCTTGCAGCTCATGACCGATCAGGCGCATCTTACTGATGCCGTAGACCGATGAGATGGCCAGTAAAACTAAAAGCACGGCAATAATGGAACCGATTTTTTTGCCGATTTTAAGATCATAAAAATGTTGCATGTGGTACTCCCTGTATTAAACACGATGCGTTTGTGCCCATTCTGGCGTTTTTTTAGTAATTGGTATGACCAGTTGACCGTGGTGATTTTGTAATGGATAGAGTAATCGGGAGAGGGGGTAGACTTATTGATCTCGAGGGTGGTTTTGTTGGGTTTTTTTGCGAGCACAAGCACATAATTTAATTTTTTAAGTTGCTGATATATAAGAGATGATCTTTATGCCCTTAAAGCATTAGCCTGTGCCCGGCCTTAAGGGGGATGGCGCCCTTGCTGTGCTTCGTGGCGGTGATCAACCGTCGTTTGAGCAACGCGATCCTGCCCGGTTGAGTCTCAGGCTTTCCAGTCTGGGCTGTGGACGCCCATCCCGGGCGGATAGGAAACTGTGCCTGCCTATCCCCGGGGGCGCGCTGGGGTTGCGTAGTAGCGTCGGGCCTTGTTCTGGCGGTGCATCGCTAACCCCTATCCGCGGCAAGTCCGGTTATCAATCCAGCCTGTTGTGATCAAACGCTGACCCATCCGAATGCCGGCCAATGACAGCAGGTCGTTTTCGACGGCGCGCATCTGCTCATCCGTGAAAAGCCGTGGGGCTACAAGTTACGGGTAACGTGGCGCAGCCGGCGGCTTGATGGAGCGGAGTTACCGGGTCGAGCGCCTGATAAGGATTTCAGATACAAGTGGCAATGCGGCCGAGGAGCTTTTCATGAAATCCGTCTATCTTAGGGTATCAGCAGGAGATCTGCGGATAGCGTTGTGCCAACCCCAGGATGATAGGAAGAATAAGGAGCAACTCGATGGAGCGAGCGATCCAGGCCATTATTCAGCAGCCGGTGGTTTGCGTGGGTGCCGATGACAGCATTGAGTCGGTGCAGCAGACGCTGGATAAAAACCGTCTCCACTGTGTGCCGGTGCTGGATGCACAGGGTGGCTGTTTTGGAGTGATCAGTGCCCAGGACCTGGTCCATTTCCATGTTCTCAATAAGAACGCAAAGGCTGAACGGGCGTGGGAGGCCTGTAGCCACAAGGTGATCGAAGTGGCCTCGGGTGCTTCGGTGCGGGAGGTCGCTGAACTGATGATGGCTCACCATATACATCATGTACTGATCATGGAGGCCGGCGATATCCTTGGCATTGTGTCGTCGGTGGATATCATTCGCCACTGCTTTGACTGCATGAATCTCTAGGAGGTCGTGCTCAGCCGTATGAGCGGTTTAGCGGGTTGTCGGTCGTTTTTGCGCCTCGCCCTTCTTGCCAGCAGCCCATGGCAATCAGCCAAAGCAGGGTATCTCGAAAGGTACCCTGGCTAACCAGTCGGCTTATTGGTTTTTCCTGCAAAGAAACAGTTCTCTCATACAGCTCCTGGGGCTAGGCTGTAGTGGCTTACCCTACAGGAGTTGTTATGATCAATTTTCACTGGTTTGCTCTCTTTGCTGCGCTTAATGGCCTGCTGCTGCTCTTGCTCACCATCAACGTTTCCCGGCTGCGGATGAAACATCGCATCTCCTACGGCGACGGGGGCAATCGCGAGCTGATGCTGGCGATCCGGGTCCACGCCAACGGGGTGGAGCAGGTGGTGATCTTCGGCCTGGTACTGTTGGCGCTGGCGTTGCTGCGGGCACCCCAGTGGCTGCAGGAGGCGCTGGTGGTGGGCTTTACCCTGTCGCGCCTGGCCCACGCCTATGGCATGCTGGGTCGGGTGCACCGGATGCGGCAGCTGGGAGCGGCGGTGACCTATCTCGCCCAGGCGGTGGCGGTGGTGGCCCTGCTGCTGGTGCTGCTGGGCTAAGGGGGATTTCGACCCTAGGCCGCTAGCTATCGGTGAGAGTTCAATAACAATAACCCACAGGATAAGGAGATAGGATGGACGCGCATTTAATACTGCAACCGGTGTTTGTGGTGGGTCTGTTGACCCTGGCGATGGCACTGTGGATGCTGGTGACCCGCATCCCCACCATGACGCGGATGAAGATCCACCCCCAGGAGGCGCAGAACACCAGCAAGCTGGTGGACCTGTTACCGGCGGAGGTGACCCGCATCTCCAACAACTACAACCACCTGTTCGAACAGCCGACCCTTTTCTACGCCGTGGCCATCGCCATTGCGCTGCTGGGCCACGTTGATACCCTGCATCTGGTCTGCGCCTGGGCCTACGCCGGTTTGCGCATCCTCCACTCTCTGGTGCAGGCCACCATCGACCGGGTGATGATCCGCTTCAGCCTCTTTATCCTCTCCTGGATCGCACTGGCTATAATGCTGGTGCGCGAAGCGCTGGCGGTGTTTGGTATGTAGGAAAAGCTGATCCTGACCATCCTTTAGCATCGGTTATTACTCAGGCTTGGTCCAATTACAGGCTAAGGTCATGACTGCTTCAAGGGCAGATCGTCAGCGTACATGCCTAATTAAAAAAGGCCTGCACAATGCAGGCCTTTTAACTGAGGGTCCGTCACTATAGGGTTTGTCCTCGGGTACGGGCTGGCTTACAGCCTGACCAGCATCTTGCCGGTGTTTTTGCCTTCAAACAGGCCGATAAAGGCGTCGGGGGCCTGTTCGATACCCTCAAACACGGTCTCCTGCCAGCTGATTTTTTTCTGCTGGATCCACTGCGCCATCTCGGCCACAAAGGCGGGGTAGCCGTCCCAGTGGTCGGAGACGATAAAGCCCTGCATCTTCAGCTTTTTGGTGACCAGGTTGGAGAGGTTGGCCGGCCCTGGCTGGGGTGCGGTGGCGTTGTAGAGATCGATCATGCCGCATACAGCGATGCGGCCATGGGCGTTCATGCGGTTGAGCACCGCCTCCAGGTGGGCGCCGCCGACGTTTTCAAAGTAGACGTCGACCCCCTCGGGGGTGGCGGCGGCGATATCCTTGTGGAGGTTCTGGCTGGTCTTGTAGTTGACCACCGCATCTACCCCCAGCTCCTCCTTCAGGTAGCGGGCCTTGGCGTCGGAGCCCACGCTGCCGGCGACGTAGCAGCCCTGCAACTTGGCGAGCTGGCACACCAGGGCACCCACGGCGCCCGAGGCCGCCGACACAAACACCCGGTCACCCGGCTTCAGTTCGGCGATCTTCATCAGCCCTACGTAGGCGGTCATTCCGGGCATGCCCATCACCCCCAGGAACGCCTGCTCGGGGATGCCGTTGTCCGGCAGCGGCTGCAGCTCTTCGCCGCTGGTAATGAAGTACTGGCGCCACCCCTTGCTGCTGGCCACCTTGGTGCCTACGGCAAAAGCGGGGTTGTTGGACTCCACCACCTCGCCGACGGCGCCGCCCTCGAGGGGCTCGTTGAGGGCGAAGGGGGCGATGTAGCTGTCTCGTTCGCTCATGCGCCCACGCATATAGGGGTCGACCGACATCCACAGGTTCTTGACCAGCACCTCGCCCGCGCCGAGCGTGGGCAGGGGGGTGGAAACAAGCTGGAAGTTGTCGTGGGTGGGCTGCCCCTCGGGGCGGCTTTTAAGGATGATCTGCTGATTCGCTTCGATGTACATACTGGCCTCTGGATTGGGTTCAGATTCTGTAAGGTATAGACTACGCGCCGCGCTATAATGCATCCAATGCATTATTCTGATAGTTAATATAATTATCGTTTATGGTAGCTTTAGCCTGAACTTCACCGGACTCTCCGCGGCCGATCTCAATCTGCTGCCGGTGCTGCAGCTGCGGCAGCAGGTCTACGAGGCGCTGACCCACACCTTGGGCCAATTGGATAATGATGGCTTTAGGTAGGGTAAAGTTGGGTTAGTCGAGTTGTTGTAAAGGTCGAACTATAGAGAAGGATTTGATTGAAGGGCTCTGTAAATGGCACGTAAAGCTACACACTGACAGCTAGCCAACCTGCAATCACTTATGCCGTGTTGCATGCAGGGTAGTCGCCATTTTTTTTGAAAAACTCCCAAATAACGGCGCGTTCAATCAGTTTTATAAAAGCCTTGCCCTCTTTCTCTGGGCGATCCACAGGAAGGATGGCTACATATAGGTTTTCAGGTGGGGCGACATTGGGCACCCCTTTCAGGAACTGATTCGAGTAGGTCAGTCCACCGCTATGGCCTCTCTTCGCAAAGAAAGCTGACTGAGAAAACTGATAAAGCCTTTTGGCGATTGTCTGTCCTGTTGTTTCACCAACATAAATAATATTTGCAGAGGTTAATTTGGGCGGTGAACTGGGCTTATGACTAAAGTGAGCCAATATGTAGACACCACGAAGCCCTACCCCCGTAATGCATTTGTAGTCCTTAAATTGCACCCAGCCATTAAAGTTGGGGATATCCATCTCACCACCCTGAAAAAAGACGTCGATATAACCTGTAGCCTGAAGCAGAAGGATTGGAAGAGAAAGCGGTGGCTTTGCTCTCTTTCATTGGTATACGCCACCCGAAGCTACTCAAAAGTCATCACCCCATCGTCGAGTCGGCCGTAGCGGATACGGAGCATATCCTTGATCACGTTGTCGTTGTTGCGCCAGGGGGCGAGGGTGCCCTGGCGGGGGATGCGGTCGAGGGCGCGCAGGATGTAACCCGAGCTGAGGTTGACGATCGGCTGGCGCTCCATGTCGGTGAACTCGGCGTGGCGTTTGCAGTGCTCAACTGAGGGCATGGCCTGGTCGTAGTGGTGGCGGTCCATATGGTTGAGCAGGCGGCAGACATAGTCGCAGGTGAGGTCCGCCTTCAGGGTCCAGCTGGCGTTGGTGTAGCCAAACACCGTGGCCAGGTTGGGGACGCCGTTGAACATCATGCCGCGGTAGTTGAGCAGCTCGTTGAATTGGAGCGGCTTGCCGTCGAGGGAGAGGCTCATGCCCGCCAGGAACTCCACCTGAAGCCCGGTGGCGGGGACGATGATATCGGCATCCAGCAGTTTGCCGGAGCTGAGCTCGACGCCGTTTTTGGTAAAGCGGCGGATGCGGTCGGTGACGATGTCGGCGGCCCCGCTGCGCAGGGCGGCGAACAGGTCGCCATCGGGGATCAGGCACATACGCTGGTCCCAGGGGTTGTAGTTGGGGGTGAAGTGGGGGTCTACCGGAACCTCGGGGCCCAGCTCACGGGCCGCCTGCTGCTTGAGGAACTGGCGCACCTTGTCGGGCTTGCGGCGCGAGAGGCTGTAGATATAGACCGACAGCAGGGCGTTTTTCAGGCGCATCAGCTTGTAGGCGATCCCCGCGGGCAGCAGCCGGTTGGCCCAGAGGGCGATGGGGTCGATGGCGGGTCGGCTGAAGATATAGGTGGGGGAGCGCTGCAGCAGGGTGACCTGGGCGGCGCGGCGCGCCATGGCGGGTACCAGGGTGACGGCGGTGGCGCCGCTGCCGATCACCAGTACCCGCTTGTTGTCGTAGTCCAGCGCTTCGGGCCAGTGCTGGGGGTGGGCGATGGTGCCCTCAAAGTCGTCGTAGCCTTGGAACTCCGGCAGGTAGCCCTGCTCGTAGTTGTAGTAGCCGGTGCAGGTGATGAGGAAGTTGCAGCGCAGGCTGAAGGGCTCGCCATCGCGGGTGCCGGTGAGGGTCCAGCGGCGCTCCTCCGAGCACCAGTTGGCGCCGGTGACGCGGTGGCCGAAACGGATCTTCCGGTCGACCCCGTACTCGGCGGCGGTCTCCTTCAGGTAGTTGAGGATATCCTGGGCGTCGGCGATATCCTTGCGTTGGGTCCAGGGGCGAAAGCTGTAGCCGAAGGTGTACATGTCCGAGTCGGAACGCACGCCGGGGTAGCGAAACAGGTCCCAGGTACCGCCGATGGCATCGCGCCCCTCGAGAATCGCGAAGCGATGGTGAGGGTTTTTCATGGTCAGGTGGCAGCCCGCGCCAATCCCCGATACCCCCGCCCCTATGATCACCACATCCAGCTGTTCGGTCGCTGTGTCCGCCATGCCTGTGCCCTCAGTGCGGCCAGTGTGCCGCCGTTTTTTATTGTTATAGGCCGTTGTGCGGGCGGCTCTGCGCCTGCACCGGCGTTTCATACTGACGCAATCGGATGGGGAAATAAAGGGTGTTGGCGGGGGTAGCTGGCGGGGAAGATGCGGGACAAAAAAAGGCCGCCCCTGAAGGGCGGCCCGGAGTCCCAATCAGGACTCGCTGTGTTCCAGCGGCGCCTTGTCACCGGCGATCTCGATGGTGCGCGGTTTCATCGCTTCTGGAATCTCTTTTTTCAGGCCGATGGTCAGCAGGCCGTTGTTGAGGTCGGCCCCGGTGACTTCGATGTAGTCGGCCAGGTTGAATTTGCGCTCGAAGCTGCGGGTCGCAATGCCCTGGTGGAGGAAGTGACGCTTGCTCTTCTCCTCCTGCTTCTTGCCGTGTACCCGCAGGACGCCGTTCTCGGTCTCGATGTTCAGCTCGGAGCGGTCAAAGCCGGCCACGGCCAGGGTAATGGCGTACTGGTTCTCGCCCACCACTTCGATGTTGTAGGGGGGGTAGCCGGGGGCACTCTGGTCGCCGCGCAGGGCGTTGTCGAGCAGGGAGCCAAAACGGTCGAAGCCGATGCTGTTGCGGTACAGGGGGGTTAAATCGATGGTGTTCATGTGCATATCCTCCAACGGAAGCGATATTGGGTTAAAGCGGGGTCGTCGCCCCAGGGTGAGAGGTCGTTCTGCTGGAGACCCGACCTTCCTATTAGCGGATATAGGGATCGGAGGTGAGGGTTTCAAGGGGATTTGTTTG from Aestuariirhabdus litorea includes:
- the nifB gene encoding nitrogenase cofactor biosynthesis protein NifB, which translates into the protein MELIASTATPPTRGCKAKGCGTNDDGLAGLPASVREQVQNHPCFSEKAHHHFARMHVAVAPACNIQCHYCNRKYDCSNESRPGVVSEVLTPDQAIRKVKAVAAAIPQMTVLGIAGPGDPLANPERTFETFRRLSEETPDIKLCVSTNGLRLPEFADEIARYNIQHVTITINCLDPEIGARIYPWIFWNHRRIRGVKAAKILIRNQLKGLEMLVERGVLVKVNSVMIPGVNDHHLAEVSRAVKERGAFLHNVMPLIAEAEHGTFYGVTGQRAPSNAELHALQESCSDSMSMMRHCRQCRADAVGMLGEDRGQEFTLDKIASQEIDYPTAMARRQRVQRAILDSLAEATPPLAAKPPPEALIAVASKGGQVVDEHFGHARHFSIYRVSAGRRAFVERRAVALYCSGASDCPEEEERLEGHLGALADCNGVLCSRIGIGPWQQLERAGIEPSSSYALEPIDQALDRFYQDLLEQGKLTTSHPQQATA
- a CDS encoding methyl-accepting chemotaxis protein, which translates into the protein MQHFYDLKIGKKIGSIIAVLLVLLAISSVYGISKMRLIGHELQAVQNEDMPLIELISDITTKQLEKAIRIEKAMRIAGITAAEETVPGLHRQITELASEIDHEIKQGEQIVATAKTHALSQELLVELEAIEQSMLAAEKEHRAYEQKVEPMMMKLTRGEAVTDSEVIALEHAQSQINEHLQKVLVSVEKMTDHTLEKVHHDEEAGLKGMVMIGLLSALFGLAFGVMVTRAITKPLAQAVDATERLAQGDLTVQIDVRSKDETGQLLHAMQVMSHKLLDMVSQIAAGTEQLSGATNEVATITTQSAKSIELQTEQLNQTSVAMNEMSATVRDVARNATEAADSTTTADAEARKGEEVVSQVNASIQELAHSIEESRDAITRLGEQTENVDTILEVITSIAAQTNLLALNAAIEAARAGEQGRGFAVVADEVRTLASRTQESTTSIQEMISGLKAEARGSVEAMNRGYEKATQAVDLSRQASTALTEITRSVDLITDMNNQIASAAEQQSAVAEQVNQSISIINESEHDAEAGAQQVAVATEELAQLAENLKSLVQEFKVA
- a CDS encoding CBS domain-containing protein is translated as MERAIQAIIQQPVVCVGADDSIESVQQTLDKNRLHCVPVLDAQGGCFGVISAQDLVHFHVLNKNAKAERAWEACSHKVIEVASGASVREVAELMMAHHIHHVLIMEAGDILGIVSSVDIIRHCFDCMNL
- a CDS encoding MAPEG family protein; the encoded protein is MINFHWFALFAALNGLLLLLLTINVSRLRMKHRISYGDGGNRELMLAIRVHANGVEQVVIFGLVLLALALLRAPQWLQEALVVGFTLSRLAHAYGMLGRVHRMRQLGAAVTYLAQAVAVVALLLVLLG
- a CDS encoding MAPEG family protein, which encodes MDAHLILQPVFVVGLLTLAMALWMLVTRIPTMTRMKIHPQEAQNTSKLVDLLPAEVTRISNNYNHLFEQPTLFYAVAIAIALLGHVDTLHLVCAWAYAGLRILHSLVQATIDRVMIRFSLFILSWIALAIMLVREALAVFGM
- a CDS encoding NADP-dependent oxidoreductase, translating into MYIEANQQIILKSRPEGQPTHDNFQLVSTPLPTLGAGEVLVKNLWMSVDPYMRGRMSERDSYIAPFALNEPLEGGAVGEVVESNNPAFAVGTKVASSKGWRQYFITSGEELQPLPDNGIPEQAFLGVMGMPGMTAYVGLMKIAELKPGDRVFVSAASGAVGALVCQLAKLQGCYVAGSVGSDAKARYLKEELGVDAVVNYKTSQNLHKDIAAATPEGVDVYFENVGGAHLEAVLNRMNAHGRIAVCGMIDLYNATAPQPGPANLSNLVTKKLKMQGFIVSDHWDGYPAFVAEMAQWIQQKKISWQETVFEGIEQAPDAFIGLFEGKNTGKMLVRL
- a CDS encoding flavin-containing monooxygenase — protein: MADTATEQLDVVIIGAGVSGIGAGCHLTMKNPHHRFAILEGRDAIGGTWDLFRYPGVRSDSDMYTFGYSFRPWTQRKDIADAQDILNYLKETAAEYGVDRKIRFGHRVTGANWCSEERRWTLTGTRDGEPFSLRCNFLITCTGYYNYEQGYLPEFQGYDDFEGTIAHPQHWPEALDYDNKRVLVIGSGATAVTLVPAMARRAAQVTLLQRSPTYIFSRPAIDPIALWANRLLPAGIAYKLMRLKNALLSVYIYSLSRRKPDKVRQFLKQQAARELGPEVPVDPHFTPNYNPWDQRMCLIPDGDLFAALRSGAADIVTDRIRRFTKNGVELSSGKLLDADIIVPATGLQVEFLAGMSLSLDGKPLQFNELLNYRGMMFNGVPNLATVFGYTNASWTLKADLTCDYVCRLLNHMDRHHYDQAMPSVEHCKRHAEFTDMERQPIVNLSSGYILRALDRIPRQGTLAPWRNNDNVIKDMLRIRYGRLDDGVMTFE
- a CDS encoding Hsp20 family protein, translated to MNTIDLTPLYRNSIGFDRFGSLLDNALRGDQSAPGYPPYNIEVVGENQYAITLAVAGFDRSELNIETENGVLRVHGKKQEEKSKRHFLHQGIATRSFERKFNLADYIEVTGADLNNGLLTIGLKKEIPEAMKPRTIEIAGDKAPLEHSES